A segment of the Caldalkalibacillus thermarum genome:
TTTGATGCGGCTATGTATTCAAACGGCGGGCAAACCCATCCTGTTGAATATCTCACACGTTATTTTCATAGTAAATACTTTGGAGCTTCGGGGAACACTGGATATTACAAAAATGAAAAAGTAGATGCCTTGCTTGACGAGGCGGCGCAAACGACAGATGAAGACAAAATGATTAGCTTGGTGCAGCAAGCGGAGGATTTAATTATGAAGGATGCACCTTGGTGGTTCTTTAACTACAATAAAGCAGTTATTGTACATCAACCGTGGGTTAAGGGTTTGCAGCCAGTGCCAACTGACATTGATTACCAAGATTTGACAAAAGTGTGGATTGACGAAAAAATGAAATAACCAAGGAGGGAGCTAGATGGTTGGCTACGCTGTCCAACGTTTGCTCGGTGCAATTCCGATATGGATTGCCATAACTTTGATTACGTTTATTTTGATGAACGTTATCCCTGGGGATCCGGTAACGCAATTAATGGATGCCCGCGGCGGTTCGATGGATAAAAAAGTAATCGAACAGATTCGTGAGGAATGGGGTCTTAATGATCCTCTTCCTTTACAATATTTACATTTTATTCAAGGGTTTGTACAAGGTGATTTAGGTACGTCTTATCAAACAAGAAGTCCTGTTACAGATCTTTTATTAGAAAGAATTCCTGTAACGGCACAAATTACATTCCTTGGATTAATTGTGGCCATCGTTTTTGGGATAACGATAGGTATCATTGGTGCTTTAAAACGAGGATCTTGGCTTGACTCTTTAGTAAGCTCATTTTCCATTGCTGGTGTATCCTTACCTTCTTTCCTTATTGGTTTGATTTTGATGTATATATTTGCTGTGAAGTTTCAACTATTACCTGCTTCTGGCTATGCTTCAGGAGAATTGAAATTTTTAATCTTGCCTTCGATAACTCTTGGATTGGGCGTATGCGGAGTAATTGCTAGAATTACACGGTCTTCCATGATTGATATCTTGAAAATGGATTTTATGACAACAGCATATGCAAAAGGGATCTCTTCTTGGCGTGTTGTTTTGCTACATGCTTTAAAAAATGCACTTCCTCCAATTATGACGATTATTGGTGTTCAGATGGGCTTTCTGCTTTCCGGAGCTGTTATAACGGAAACAATTTTTGCACTTCCAGGAATCGGGCGGTTACTTGTTGACGGTATTTTACAAAGAGATCTTCCTACAGTACAGGGATGTGTTGTTTTTATTACTAGCGTGTTTTTAATCATTAACTTAATTACTGATATTTTTTGCCGATGGATTGATCCGAGAATACGGCTGGATACTTAACAAGAAAAAGGAAATGGCATGAAAAATTCTATGAAAAACTCCTGTGGGAGCAGTTGCAGGAATACAACTTTTGGAGTGCTATGTCTGTAAATTAGGTTAATACAACAAACTTGCTACTTCCTTTACTTAGGTTAGGTACTTGGTGTACGTAGTAATCTCGCTATTAACTTAAAACAACAGGGATGCAAGTTTTTTATAAAGTACCGTAATTTCGATGAATAAAAAGGGGATGATCGTATGAATTTGGTAAATTCACCCGTACTGAAGCGGGAAGTTGTACAGCCGAAAAAAAATGAAAAGAAAAGGAAAATGCGTTTTTCCCTTTCCATGATTGGAATTGGAGCTATGGGAGCAGTGGTGTTAGGAACAATAGCTGTTCCACTCTTTGCTCCATATAATCCAAATGTCAATGATTTGACTCAAGTATTACAGCCACCTTCTGCAGCACATTGGTTTGGAACGGATCATCTAGGCAGGGATATTTTTACTCGCGTTTTATATGGGGGACAGAAGTCTTTGATTATTGCAATTGTCGTTCAATTAATTGCGGTGGTTCTAGGAAGTCTTTTAGGACTTTTAGCAGGCTACTTTAGTGGAGTTGTTGATAAGATTATTATGACTATTACCAATATTATGTTCAGTTTTCCGGGACTTTTATTTGCGATTGCAATCATGGCAGCATTAGGGCCTGGAATTGCCAATCTAATTTTGGCTTTAGCACTCGTTAGCTGGCCGGAAATCTGCAGGCTAGTTCGCGCTCAAACCCTATCACTAAAAGAAAGGGAGTTTGTTGAAGGGGGGTATGCACTAGGAGCAAGCACATTCCGCATTTTGTTTCGCTATATTCTGCCTAACTGTTATGGGAATATCACTGTAATCGCTACATTAGGGATGGCCTCGACAATTTTAGCTGAATCAAGCTTAAGCTTTCTAGGACTTGGAGTTCAACCACCCGATCCTAGTTGGGGTTCAATGATAAATCAAGGGAAAGATTACATGTTTAATGCACCATGGTTTCTTTTTATTCCTGGAGCAGTAATGTTCATCACAATACTGGGCATCAATTTGTTAGGAGATGCTCTTCGTGATTATTTTGATCCAAAAATGAAATCGAATAAATAATGTTGGAAAGGAGGAAGGAATTAATGTCCGCTTTACTTGATGTGAGGGATTTACGTGTAGGTTATTACAATAATGAAGGAATTACAGAGGTATTAAGAGGCGTTAACTTTTCCGTAAGAAAGGGAGAAAGCCTCGGGATTGTAGGGGAATCTGGATGCGGAAAGAGCATGACTTCCATGGCCGTTATGGGGCTTTTGAAAAACAAGGGATTAGTTGCTTTTGGGGGCGAGATTTTATGGGAAGGCAAGAATTTGTTACAACTAAAGAAAAAGGATTGGAGACAACTGAGAGGAAACAAAATTTCGATGATTTTTCAAGAACCAATGACCGCATTAAATCCTTTGTTAACGATCGGTCGTCAAATAACAGAACAAATTTGCGCTCACCAATCAGTCAGTAAGAAAGAAGCGGAAAAATTAGCCATTGAACTATTGCAGATGGTTGGAATTCCTTCTCCTGAGCAAAGGATGAGAAACTATCCGCATGAAATGTCTGGAGGGATGAGACAAAGAGTAATGATTGCAATGGCAATAAGTTGTCAACCTCAATTATTAATCGCTGATGAACCTACGACGGCATTGGATGTGACGATTCAAGCCCAGATTCTTGAGCTTCTTTCAAGTTTAAGAGAGAAACTAAATATGTCTCTTATCCTTATAACTCATGATTTAGGAGTGGTAGCAAACCATTGCCAAAGGGTGATTGTTATGTATGCAGGAAAGGTGGTGGAAGAGGCAAGCAAAGATGAGTTATTTAATAATCCAATTCATCCGTATACAAAGGGATTGCTGAAATCTGTTACTTCTTTGGAAGAAAAAGTGGATCGAATTTATTCCATTCCCGGTCGTGTTCCTTTACCAGGGGATATTAAGGAAGGTTGTGTTTTTCAAGATCGCTGTCCCCTTGCGGAAGGTCGTTGCTATACCCAAGAACCACCATTTGTACATGTAGAAGGTGCCAGGAAGGTGAGTTGCTGGAAATATAAAGAAAGCTCAGAGGAGGTCTTGTAAAATGCAAAGCCTACAAAAAAAAGAATCATTAATGGAAATTAAAAGATTAAGGAAATATTACCCTATTAAGAAAAACTTTTTTCAAAAATTAAAAGGAGAAAAAAATGGAATTATCAAAGCAGTTGA
Coding sequences within it:
- a CDS encoding ABC transporter permease encodes the protein MVGYAVQRLLGAIPIWIAITLITFILMNVIPGDPVTQLMDARGGSMDKKVIEQIREEWGLNDPLPLQYLHFIQGFVQGDLGTSYQTRSPVTDLLLERIPVTAQITFLGLIVAIVFGITIGIIGALKRGSWLDSLVSSFSIAGVSLPSFLIGLILMYIFAVKFQLLPASGYASGELKFLILPSITLGLGVCGVIARITRSSMIDILKMDFMTTAYAKGISSWRVVLLHALKNALPPIMTIIGVQMGFLLSGAVITETIFALPGIGRLLVDGILQRDLPTVQGCVVFITSVFLIINLITDIFCRWIDPRIRLDT
- a CDS encoding ABC transporter ATP-binding protein → MSALLDVRDLRVGYYNNEGITEVLRGVNFSVRKGESLGIVGESGCGKSMTSMAVMGLLKNKGLVAFGGEILWEGKNLLQLKKKDWRQLRGNKISMIFQEPMTALNPLLTIGRQITEQICAHQSVSKKEAEKLAIELLQMVGIPSPEQRMRNYPHEMSGGMRQRVMIAMAISCQPQLLIADEPTTALDVTIQAQILELLSSLREKLNMSLILITHDLGVVANHCQRVIVMYAGKVVEEASKDELFNNPIHPYTKGLLKSVTSLEEKVDRIYSIPGRVPLPGDIKEGCVFQDRCPLAEGRCYTQEPPFVHVEGARKVSCWKYKESSEEVL
- a CDS encoding ABC transporter permease, with protein sequence MNLVNSPVLKREVVQPKKNEKKRKMRFSLSMIGIGAMGAVVLGTIAVPLFAPYNPNVNDLTQVLQPPSAAHWFGTDHLGRDIFTRVLYGGQKSLIIAIVVQLIAVVLGSLLGLLAGYFSGVVDKIIMTITNIMFSFPGLLFAIAIMAALGPGIANLILALALVSWPEICRLVRAQTLSLKEREFVEGGYALGASTFRILFRYILPNCYGNITVIATLGMASTILAESSLSFLGLGVQPPDPSWGSMINQGKDYMFNAPWFLFIPGAVMFITILGINLLGDALRDYFDPKMKSNK